The proteins below come from a single Candidatus Kirkpatrickella diaphorinae genomic window:
- a CDS encoding Hint domain-containing protein, producing the protein MAVPKSGTYTFSIYALQDGHLVSSESGGVRLRYRIDEDTNYSWKNISVTFKDNIMYFVDDRGVTHAISYEPDKLFGQLDYTHDSVILESTNSPFRHFILSAEPLDALPPSQIVDYDMNNHSWTAGPRTYTDHYSTEDAFSSIVCFLKNARIAVPGGFKLVQHIRPGDWVKVAHNGSRNADRVIWAGRARCHVRSSLPDDFSGAPVRIRAHAFGPGEPTHDLLVTADHCIFCDGAFIPARMLVNGITISYEKALRAYTYYHIETEEHAIIEANGLLTESYLDTGNRAAFRDYEIETAHHAPVKYWHSASAAPLVVARNVVEPLYYKLQQRGLEMSLSHP; encoded by the coding sequence ATGGCCGTTCCAAAGTCGGGGACCTACACCTTCAGTATCTACGCTCTTCAGGATGGTCATCTGGTGAGTTCCGAAAGTGGCGGCGTACGCCTTCGGTATCGAATCGATGAAGACACCAATTACAGTTGGAAAAACATCTCAGTTACTTTTAAAGACAACATCATGTATTTTGTGGATGACCGTGGCGTTACCCATGCGATCTCCTATGAACCCGATAAACTTTTCGGGCAGCTTGATTACACCCATGATTCCGTCATTCTGGAGTCCACAAACAGCCCGTTTCGCCACTTCATCCTCTCCGCTGAGCCTCTAGACGCGCTGCCGCCGTCTCAGATCGTCGATTATGACATGAACAACCATTCATGGACGGCGGGGCCACGCACATATACCGACCACTACTCGACTGAGGACGCTTTCAGCTCCATCGTCTGCTTTCTCAAAAATGCGCGCATTGCTGTGCCGGGCGGGTTCAAGCTTGTTCAGCATATCCGTCCCGGAGATTGGGTGAAGGTGGCGCATAACGGGTCCCGCAATGCGGATCGTGTCATCTGGGCAGGGCGGGCCCGGTGCCATGTTCGCTCCTCCTTGCCGGACGATTTCTCCGGCGCGCCTGTGCGCATCCGTGCCCATGCATTCGGCCCGGGTGAACCAACGCATGACCTTTTAGTGACGGCGGATCACTGTATTTTCTGTGACGGTGCTTTCATCCCTGCAAGGATGCTGGTCAACGGAATCACGATCTCTTATGAAAAGGCCCTTCGCGCTTACACTTATTACCATATTGAGACAGAGGAGCATGCCATCATTGAGGCGAATGGCTTGCTGACGGAGAGCTACCTTGATACCGGCAACCGCGCGGCTTTCCGGGATTATGAAATTGAAACCGCGCATCACGCGCCTGTCAAATACTGGCACAGCGCATCGGCCGCGCCGCTTGTTGTCGCACGCAACGTCGTCGAACCCCTTTATTACAAGCTGCAACAAAGGGGATTAGAAATGTCCCTTTCGCATCCCTAA
- a CDS encoding phage tail tube protein, giving the protein MPTDGYRTLRHAGETIAMQDVVVTPEEINAEPEDGATSVISRSAGGSISGLLSYSTYDDFIAAVMGIDWVDEKSFRVTDEKRFPTLRLKGDKVELEFHEETPILLKWPSAGTVRIQNLEGSEVEVPYRIINSDRLEDWRDIITFSRDDGIKILNSIQRDDLFARDTVDLKIQKIQLGAIVNSNLSKSFTIRKKINSSYQIFSGNIVSKIKFDFQTQQTPSIQIDFIGAKMNIDEVSKYKGPTPATTTQIMQASSFQNFRLGDSSYDWLVQSAKLTLTRNGATLEQGIGSVYPSGVQFGSFSVTLDLEIYLRSDNPVDLFFSGGSGPVSFTIFDEQERRYEVRLLNAKFHNASAPIDQKNKSMILHVAVTGNPFLGGGTLAIRRVG; this is encoded by the coding sequence ATGCCGACGGACGGTTATCGAACTCTGCGACATGCGGGCGAGACCATCGCGATGCAGGATGTGGTCGTCACGCCGGAAGAAATCAACGCCGAGCCTGAGGATGGCGCGACTTCAGTGATAAGCCGATCCGCAGGCGGCTCTATATCGGGCTTGCTGTCTTACAGTACCTACGACGATTTCATCGCGGCCGTGATGGGCATCGATTGGGTCGATGAGAAATCTTTTCGGGTCACTGATGAAAAGCGCTTCCCGACCTTGCGGTTGAAAGGCGACAAAGTTGAACTCGAATTCCACGAGGAAACCCCGATACTACTGAAATGGCCGTCCGCCGGGACCGTAAGAATTCAGAATCTCGAAGGCAGTGAGGTCGAGGTCCCCTACCGCATCATCAATTCCGATCGATTGGAGGATTGGCGCGACATCATCACTTTCTCACGCGACGATGGGATTAAGATCCTTAACTCGATTCAAAGGGATGATCTTTTCGCTCGCGATACGGTAGATCTCAAGATCCAGAAAATACAATTGGGCGCTATCGTAAATAGCAATCTCAGTAAATCTTTCACAATCAGAAAGAAAATTAACAGCTCTTACCAAATTTTTTCAGGTAACATTGTATCCAAAATAAAATTTGACTTTCAGACGCAGCAAACGCCATCGATACAAATCGATTTTATCGGCGCGAAGATGAATATTGATGAGGTTTCCAAATATAAAGGCCCGACTCCTGCGACGACGACGCAGATCATGCAAGCCTCCAGCTTTCAAAATTTCAGGCTTGGGGATTCGTCTTATGACTGGCTGGTTCAATCCGCGAAGCTGACATTGACCCGCAATGGCGCGACGCTGGAGCAAGGCATTGGGAGCGTCTATCCATCCGGCGTTCAATTCGGCTCCTTCAGTGTGACACTTGACTTGGAGATCTACCTCCGCAGCGACAACCCGGTAGACCTATTCTTTTCCGGCGGGAGCGGCCCCGTTTCTTTCACGATTTTTGACGAGCAAGAGCGACGCTATGAAGTCAGACTGCTCAACGCGAAATTTCATAACGCCTCAGCCCCGATCGACCAGAAAAACAAATCGATGATCCTGCACGTCGCCGTGACAGGTAACCCTTTCCTCGGCGGCGGGACGCTCGCCATTCGTCGCGTCGGCTGA
- a CDS encoding LL-diaminopimelate aminotransferase produces MTEEFHRIRRLPPYVFAEVNKAKAAARARGEDIIDLGMGNPDSPTPPHIVKKLVETVQDPRTHRYSVSRGIPGLRRALASYYQQRFDVALDPEEEVIATLGSKEGLANLASAITSPGDTILVPNPSYPIHQFGFMIAGASVRAIPATPDDEMLRALERAVRHSIPKPTALIVNFPSNPTAYVASLDFYKELVAFARREEIWIMSDLAYCEIYFGDTPPPSILQVPGAKDIAVEFTSLSKTYAMAGWRMGFAAGNRRLIHALTRIKSYLDYGAFTPIQVAAVSALAGPQDCVSEMRAMYKERRDVLIRGLTAAGWDVPPPEGSMFAWAPIPPQFAHLGSVAFSKMLLSEAGVAVAPGLGFGEYGDGFVRIGLVENTQRLRQATRAIKAFLHKHDVSA; encoded by the coding sequence ATGACCGAAGAATTTCACCGTATCCGCCGCCTGCCTCCTTATGTTTTTGCGGAGGTCAATAAGGCGAAAGCTGCCGCACGTGCCCGTGGGGAGGATATTATCGATCTGGGCATGGGCAATCCGGACAGCCCGACACCGCCCCATATCGTCAAAAAACTTGTCGAAACGGTGCAGGACCCGCGCACCCATCGCTATTCTGTCAGTCGCGGCATACCGGGCTTGCGGCGCGCGCTCGCTTCCTATTACCAGCAGAGATTTGATGTGGCGCTGGACCCGGAAGAAGAGGTTATCGCGACACTGGGCTCAAAAGAAGGTCTCGCCAATCTCGCTTCTGCCATCACCTCGCCTGGCGACACGATTCTGGTGCCGAACCCGTCTTACCCGATCCATCAATTCGGCTTCATGATTGCCGGGGCCTCCGTGCGCGCCATCCCCGCGACACCGGATGACGAGATGCTGCGCGCGCTCGAACGCGCTGTTCGGCACTCCATACCGAAACCGACAGCCTTGATCGTCAATTTCCCGTCCAATCCGACCGCCTACGTGGCGAGCCTGGATTTTTATAAGGAGCTTGTCGCTTTCGCCCGGCGGGAGGAAATCTGGATCATGTCCGACCTGGCTTATTGCGAGATTTATTTTGGCGACACGCCACCCCCCTCGATTTTGCAGGTTCCTGGCGCGAAGGATATCGCGGTCGAATTCACTTCCCTCTCGAAAACCTACGCCATGGCCGGGTGGCGGATGGGTTTCGCCGCCGGAAATCGCCGCCTGATCCACGCCCTGACGCGGATCAAATCCTACCTTGATTACGGCGCCTTCACGCCGATACAGGTCGCGGCTGTCAGCGCCCTGGCGGGCCCGCAAGATTGTGTCAGCGAGATGCGCGCCATGTATAAGGAGCGACGGGACGTATTGATCCGGGGCCTGACGGCCGCGGGGTGGGATGTCCCGCCACCGGAGGGCTCAATGTTTGCCTGGGCGCCGATCCCGCCACAATTCGCGCATCTTGGCAGCGTGGCTTTCAGCAAGATGTTGCTGAGTGAGGCCGGGGTTGCGGTCGCGCCGGGGCTGGGCTTCGGGGAATATGGCGACGGGTTTGTGCGGATCGGGCTGGTGGAAAACACGCAACGCCTCCGCCAGGCCACCCGCGCCATCAAGGCATTTCTGCACAAGCATGATGTATCGGCGTGA
- the recJ gene encoding single-stranded-DNA-specific exonuclease RecJ — MLMQEDTAPPPARNHVLDVTHSGQGKAWVWRHEAMDDALTERVSFAMAQKLGLSELTCRLLTSRGIGIDAAETFLSPRLRDTMPDPLCLRDMDRAVACLTDIVLQQQNVGILGDYDVDGGCGTALLTETLSELGCQVHTHIPDRIAEGYGPNAPAIEGLLAKGAATIICVDCGTAAMEVLDPFSGRVPMIVLDHHKPDGARLPQAIIVNPNRLDCDSQLGTLCAAGVVLMTLIALSRSLAAAGFFETRRRPDLMSKLDLVALATICDVMPLQGLNRALVAQGLKVMAQGRRLGLSTLASVAGVDTPGSATACGFFLGPRINAGGRIARADLGLKLLLSQDVHEARTLATELDDINARRRDVESAILTAAEAQAEAQIAAGARFIFVHDPSWHPGIVGIVAGRLKERFNCPVFVGAEKDGVIKGSARSVPGLDVGLAVINARQKNLLTTGGGHAMAAGFGLPASQVEDLRAFLDAAFTAQASQPREAVMPIDAVMTLRGAHAALAHEIARLAPFGAGNDEPVLAIPRLRCVKCDRIGRDGNTLRVIMQDEFSNRLKGLVFRAADKAFCALLEDRSMKPLHIAGHLKCDMWQGQENLTFFICDAAPVGA, encoded by the coding sequence ATGTTGATGCAGGAAGACACCGCCCCACCGCCCGCGCGCAACCATGTCCTTGATGTCACGCATAGCGGGCAGGGAAAGGCCTGGGTGTGGCGGCATGAGGCGATGGATGACGCCCTGACGGAACGCGTCAGCTTTGCGATGGCGCAGAAGCTCGGCCTTTCGGAGCTTACCTGCCGCCTCCTGACATCGCGTGGCATTGGCATTGACGCGGCGGAAACGTTCCTCTCGCCACGTCTGCGCGACACCATGCCTGACCCGCTCTGCCTCCGTGATATGGACCGGGCCGTCGCCTGCCTGACGGATATCGTCCTGCAACAGCAAAATGTGGGCATATTGGGTGATTATGACGTGGATGGCGGTTGTGGCACCGCCCTTTTGACAGAGACTTTAAGTGAGCTGGGGTGCCAGGTGCACACCCATATACCCGACCGCATCGCCGAGGGTTACGGCCCGAATGCGCCGGCCATTGAAGGGCTGCTGGCGAAAGGTGCCGCCACCATTATCTGCGTTGATTGCGGCACGGCAGCGATGGAGGTACTCGATCCTTTTTCAGGCAGAGTGCCGATGATCGTGTTGGATCATCACAAGCCGGATGGCGCGCGCCTGCCGCAAGCCATCATCGTCAACCCTAATCGGCTGGATTGTGATTCTCAGCTTGGCACGTTATGCGCGGCGGGGGTGGTGCTGATGACGCTGATCGCCCTCTCAAGAAGCCTGGCCGCCGCCGGTTTTTTCGAAACGCGCCGCCGTCCTGACCTGATGTCGAAGCTCGATCTGGTCGCGCTCGCGACGATTTGTGATGTGATGCCCCTTCAGGGACTCAACCGCGCTTTGGTGGCGCAGGGCCTGAAGGTCATGGCGCAGGGGCGGCGTCTGGGCCTGTCCACGCTTGCTTCCGTGGCCGGAGTGGACACGCCGGGGAGTGCGACAGCGTGCGGATTTTTCCTCGGGCCACGGATTAATGCGGGGGGGCGCATTGCGCGCGCCGATCTTGGCCTGAAGCTGCTCCTGTCTCAGGACGTCCATGAGGCGCGCACGCTGGCGACTGAACTGGATGACATCAATGCCCGGCGCCGCGATGTGGAGTCCGCCATTCTCACCGCTGCGGAGGCGCAGGCGGAGGCACAGATCGCAGCAGGCGCGCGCTTTATTTTTGTCCATGACCCGTCATGGCATCCTGGTATTGTCGGGATCGTGGCCGGGCGGCTTAAAGAGCGCTTTAATTGCCCCGTTTTTGTCGGGGCGGAAAAAGATGGCGTCATTAAAGGCTCGGCGCGTTCCGTCCCCGGATTGGATGTGGGTCTGGCCGTTATCAATGCGCGACAGAAAAACCTTCTCACCACCGGAGGGGGGCATGCCATGGCGGCGGGTTTTGGCCTCCCTGCAAGCCAGGTGGAAGATTTGCGCGCGTTTCTTGACGCGGCCTTTACCGCGCAGGCCAGTCAGCCGCGCGAAGCTGTCATGCCGATCGACGCGGTGATGACTCTCCGAGGTGCCCATGCCGCTCTGGCGCATGAAATTGCGCGTCTCGCACCGTTTGGGGCGGGTAATGATGAGCCTGTCCTGGCCATCCCGCGCCTGCGCTGCGTTAAATGTGATCGCATCGGCCGCGATGGCAATACGCTGCGCGTGATCATGCAGGATGAATTCAGCAATCGTCTGAAGGGACTGGTCTTTCGCGCGGCGGACAAGGCTTTCTGCGCTTTGCTGGAAGATCGCAGCATGAAGCCCCTCCATATAGCGGGGCATCTTAAATGCGATATGTGGCAGGGTCAGGAAAATCTGACATTTTTTATTTGCGATGCAGCGCCCGTCGGGGCTTGA
- the glpX gene encoding class II fructose-bisphosphatase, translating into MTYSPNYKVTDRNLALELVRVTEAAAISASAWTGRGMKNEADGAAVTAMRSAFDTVAIDGTVVIGEGEMDEAPMLYIGEKVGSGGPKMDIAVDPLEGTNLCAKDMPNAMTMVALAENGNFLHAPDIYMQKLVVGPGLPEDLIDLDAPIEKTLKDVAKAKGKDITNLIMCALERDRHQELIARAREAGARVVLLTDGDVAAAIAACIDDSRVDLYAGSGGAPEGVLAAAAVRCVGGQMQGRLMFEDQSQIDRAKEMAPGKDPTRKLGLHDMAAGDVLFSATGVTTGTLLRGVRFMGPTLARTHSIVMRSKSATIRFIEGRHDFSTKTWASPEGI; encoded by the coding sequence ATGACTTATTCACCCAATTACAAGGTCACTGACCGAAACCTCGCCCTTGAGCTGGTGCGCGTGACGGAAGCGGCAGCCATCTCCGCCTCTGCCTGGACCGGTCGCGGCATGAAGAATGAAGCGGATGGTGCTGCTGTGACCGCAATGCGTTCCGCGTTTGACACAGTGGCGATTGACGGCACCGTTGTCATCGGTGAGGGCGAAATGGACGAGGCCCCGATGCTTTATATCGGGGAGAAAGTCGGCAGTGGTGGCCCGAAGATGGATATCGCCGTGGACCCGCTTGAGGGCACAAATTTATGTGCCAAAGATATGCCGAATGCGATGACCATGGTCGCGCTCGCTGAAAACGGCAATTTCCTGCATGCGCCTGATATTTATATGCAGAAGCTCGTTGTCGGACCTGGCCTGCCTGAAGATCTGATCGATCTCGACGCCCCGATTGAGAAGACACTCAAAGATGTTGCCAAGGCAAAAGGGAAGGACATCACCAACCTGATCATGTGCGCGCTTGAGCGTGATCGGCATCAGGAGCTGATCGCCCGTGCCCGTGAGGCAGGTGCCCGCGTGGTTCTGCTGACCGATGGTGACGTGGCGGCGGCGATCGCGGCCTGCATCGATGACAGCCGGGTTGACCTCTATGCAGGTTCAGGTGGCGCGCCGGAAGGTGTTCTGGCGGCTGCGGCGGTGCGCTGCGTAGGTGGCCAGATGCAGGGCCGCTTGATGTTTGAGGATCAGAGCCAGATTGACCGCGCGAAGGAAATGGCGCCGGGCAAGGATCCAACCCGTAAACTCGGCCTCCATGATATGGCGGCGGGCGACGTGTTGTTCTCGGCCACCGGCGTCACGACGGGCACGCTGCTGCGCGGTGTGCGCTTTATGGGCCCGACCCTGGCGCGGACGCATTCCATCGTGATGCGGTCAAAATCGGCGACCATTCGCTTCATTGAAGGGCGTCACGATTTCTCCACCAAAACCTGGGCTTCGCCTGAAGGGATCTGA
- a CDS encoding ferritin family protein, with product MSKLEEIYSHLPDAPTEKTLAKADYEARHWSSPVQGPLKPGTAAHKKAVADMFRETFNPYKPSVIKWPELDPVTLKRITSLPIWDIAVQTEGKARLRMAAYADMIDDPDMKDALSRNAWEENRHKEVLSNLVAAYDIKMAPEPPYITPKDTEWAYLVTGFSECVDSFFAFGLFALAEQAGLFPMELVETFEPVMQEECRHILLFANWLAWHRAVMPWWKRPWFEARVVAVWAFLAYERMDLAKSMDQDGNEYTQDNNFTVSGAKEMTDIDIKLPALMQLCLDENDRRFAHYDHRLRRPTTMPNLVRTGLAAYRAWDKISRKVRKRRLAA from the coding sequence ATGAGTAAGCTTGAAGAAATTTATTCCCACCTGCCGGATGCACCGACTGAGAAAACGCTTGCCAAAGCGGATTACGAGGCGCGGCACTGGAGCAGCCCTGTGCAGGGGCCCCTCAAACCCGGGACGGCGGCGCATAAAAAGGCGGTGGCGGATATGTTCCGCGAGACGTTCAATCCGTACAAGCCCTCCGTCATTAAATGGCCTGAGCTTGACCCCGTGACGCTGAAACGCATCACCTCCCTTCCGATCTGGGATATTGCCGTCCAGACAGAGGGGAAGGCGCGGCTGCGTATGGCGGCTTACGCCGACATGATTGATGACCCGGATATGAAAGATGCGCTCTCACGCAATGCGTGGGAGGAGAATCGCCACAAGGAAGTGCTGTCAAACCTCGTCGCGGCCTATGACATTAAAATGGCGCCGGAGCCACCTTATATCACCCCAAAAGATACGGAGTGGGCCTATCTGGTGACAGGCTTCTCCGAATGTGTGGATAGTTTTTTTGCTTTCGGTCTCTTCGCGCTGGCGGAACAGGCTGGGCTTTTCCCCATGGAGCTGGTCGAAACATTTGAACCGGTGATGCAGGAGGAATGTCGGCATATCCTCTTATTTGCGAATTGGCTGGCCTGGCATCGCGCCGTGATGCCGTGGTGGAAACGCCCGTGGTTTGAAGCGCGGGTGGTGGCTGTCTGGGCTTTTCTGGCCTATGAGCGCATGGACCTTGCCAAATCAATGGACCAGGATGGCAACGAATACACTCAGGACAATAATTTCACCGTCAGTGGCGCGAAAGAGATGACGGATATCGACATCAAGCTGCCAGCGCTCATGCAGCTTTGTCTGGATGAAAATGACCGGCGTTTCGCGCATTACGACCATCGTTTACGCCGTCCAACCACCATGCCCAATCTGGTCCGTACGGGCCTGGCGGCTTATCGCGCCTGGGACAAAATCAGCCGCAAAGTGCGGAAGCGGCGCCTGGCAGCCTGA
- a CDS encoding OmpA family protein, which produces MRIMPDVVRLLSGHALGLAGKGRDVRKSEAMMRLRFCLMLGMTALSACGQKDAVENFSDLTHDLQGGVIAGPLLPPPGFDKPYPKVGRVPRHTVTFPSTEARKTLSEKLIEQRNDAQYLAVRDGSLVLDPIPPSPSASRNARRQSGQLGNSGQAASSTMPVASPEAPRTAQTQDATHDDLPQVTRFAPPPITAGETPPIPDAPPPPPVFAGFAIPDTKFVIPPLPQSFRADPPGGLVQFQATSDVLDMEGQKSINRLKGQHLFGQVMRITGHGDAVSFSLTDQMAAMNLAILRAKRVGEAFMRLGIPAREIRLAATPLGHGARVEQSGG; this is translated from the coding sequence ATGCGTATCATGCCCGATGTGGTGCGCCTGCTGAGTGGCCACGCGCTTGGTTTGGCCGGGAAGGGGCGTGATGTGCGCAAGTCAGAAGCCATGATGAGGCTCCGTTTCTGCCTGATGCTGGGAATGACCGCGCTGTCAGCTTGCGGGCAGAAAGACGCCGTCGAAAATTTTTCCGACCTGACGCATGATTTACAGGGTGGGGTGATTGCCGGCCCTTTATTGCCGCCCCCCGGTTTCGACAAGCCTTACCCGAAAGTCGGGCGTGTGCCGCGCCACACAGTGACGTTTCCGAGCACGGAAGCCCGCAAAACCTTGTCGGAAAAATTGATCGAACAGCGCAATGACGCACAATATCTGGCCGTGCGCGACGGGTCACTCGTGCTGGACCCGATCCCTCCCTCACCATCAGCTTCACGAAATGCCAGGCGGCAATCGGGTCAGCTGGGCAATTCAGGGCAGGCGGCGTCATCGACCATGCCGGTCGCATCCCCCGAAGCACCTCGTACTGCGCAGACGCAGGACGCGACACATGATGATCTGCCGCAAGTGACGCGTTTCGCGCCACCGCCCATCACGGCTGGTGAGACACCTCCCATTCCTGACGCGCCGCCACCACCGCCTGTTTTCGCGGGCTTCGCCATTCCCGATACAAAATTTGTCATCCCCCCCCTCCCGCAATCCTTCCGCGCGGATCCGCCCGGGGGGCTTGTCCAGTTTCAGGCGACATCGGACGTTCTGGATATGGAGGGGCAGAAATCCATTAATCGTCTGAAGGGACAACATCTTTTCGGCCAGGTCATGCGCATCACCGGCCATGGAGACGCGGTCTCTTTCAGTTTGACGGACCAGATGGCCGCCATGAATCTCGCTATTCTGCGTGCTAAGCGTGTTGGAGAGGCTTTTATGCGATTGGGCATCCCGGCGCGGGAAATCCGGCTCGCGGCAACACCACTTGGCCATGGCGCGCGTGTCGAGCAGTCTGGAGGGTAA
- a CDS encoding ATP-dependent Clp protease proteolytic subunit: MAGSTADREIGPVRMQVKSDFPSQFNVARLQGASPTSIRSADPEPAAPDGGNTEAAPAPGASNVENKLFEQRTVLIFGGIDDKIARDATARLLALASESDKPIDVYVNSPGGHVESGDTIHDVIKFVDEKAPVNMIGTGWVASAGALIFAAGHRDRRFCLPNTRFLLHQPAGGVRGPASDIEIEAKEILKMRERLNHLFAKVTGQDYEKILADTDRNHWLSAKEAISYGLVTRVISQMSELTR; the protein is encoded by the coding sequence ATGGCGGGCTCAACCGCCGACCGTGAGATAGGACCAGTGCGTATGCAGGTAAAATCCGACTTCCCTTCACAGTTCAATGTCGCGCGACTTCAAGGCGCCTCTCCCACCTCCATTCGTTCGGCTGACCCGGAGCCCGCCGCACCGGATGGCGGCAATACGGAAGCCGCCCCCGCGCCGGGCGCGAGCAACGTTGAGAACAAACTGTTTGAGCAGCGTACGGTTCTTATTTTCGGCGGCATTGACGATAAGATTGCGCGGGACGCGACGGCGCGCCTTCTCGCGCTGGCCAGCGAGTCCGATAAGCCCATTGATGTTTACGTCAATTCACCCGGTGGTCATGTGGAGAGTGGTGACACGATCCATGACGTCATCAAGTTTGTGGATGAAAAGGCCCCGGTCAATATGATCGGCACGGGTTGGGTCGCGTCCGCCGGTGCGTTGATATTTGCGGCCGGGCATCGTGACCGCCGCTTCTGCCTGCCGAACACGCGTTTCCTATTGCATCAGCCTGCCGGTGGGGTGCGGGGACCGGCCTCGGATATTGAAATCGAGGCGAAGGAAATTTTGAAAATGCGCGAGCGGTTGAATCATCTTTTCGCCAAGGTCACCGGGCAGGATTATGAGAAAATTCTCGCGGACACGGATCGCAATCACTGGCTTTCTGCTAAAGAGGCGATCTCTTACGGACTTGTTACGCGCGTTATCTCTCAGATGTCAGAGCTTACGCGCTGA
- a CDS encoding homoserine dehydrogenase — protein MPDVPSLSGKRAKSVSNGKKELRLAIAGLGTVGAGVVSLLQENADLLAARAGRAIRIVAVSARDRKRDRGVKLEGFTWYDDPVSLATAPDIDVVLELIGGAEGAARTLVEASLAHGRDVVTANKALIAIHGAHLSHLAATHGAALLFEASVAGGIPAIKLVREGLAADQMEEIGGVLNGTCNYILTKMGDSGEDFSEILASAQKLGYAEADPSTDVDGWDAAHKLAILAGLAFGQPVSFSSIRVEGIRHVASYDHQFAREMGYRIKLLGMARRLDKSGAIEAWMRPCMVPRHAPIANVNGVFNAVRTQGRFSGPMLIEGRGAGAGPTASAVMADVMDLARGAALPVWGTAPQPARACAPISALSGAYYLRLLVRDKPGVMAGIASALRDEHVSMRAMSQHSFVTHDRDAPLSASAPEPVAPLAIITHQTQESAMKNVVARLSDMHEVLNDPVLMKIES, from the coding sequence ATGCCGGACGTCCCTTCATTGTCAGGTAAGAGAGCCAAGAGCGTGTCAAACGGGAAAAAAGAACTGCGTCTGGCCATCGCCGGGTTGGGCACTGTCGGCGCCGGAGTCGTGTCACTTCTGCAGGAAAATGCGGACCTGCTTGCGGCGCGGGCCGGGAGAGCCATCAGGATCGTCGCCGTGTCCGCGCGGGACAGGAAGCGCGATCGCGGGGTGAAGCTGGAAGGTTTCACATGGTATGATGACCCTGTTTCCCTTGCGACCGCCCCGGATATTGATGTGGTGCTGGAACTGATCGGTGGCGCTGAGGGTGCAGCACGGACACTCGTTGAGGCCAGCCTTGCGCATGGGCGGGATGTCGTCACCGCCAATAAGGCGCTGATCGCGATCCATGGCGCGCATCTATCCCATCTGGCGGCGACACATGGTGCGGCGCTTTTGTTTGAAGCGTCGGTCGCGGGCGGTATCCCGGCGATCAAGCTTGTCCGGGAAGGGCTCGCCGCTGACCAGATGGAGGAAATCGGCGGGGTCCTTAACGGAACGTGTAACTATATCTTGACAAAGATGGGTGATTCGGGTGAGGACTTCTCCGAAATTCTCGCATCGGCTCAAAAGCTGGGCTATGCGGAGGCTGACCCTTCAACGGATGTTGATGGATGGGATGCGGCGCATAAGCTCGCCATTCTCGCGGGTCTTGCCTTTGGCCAACCTGTCAGTTTCTCCAGCATCCGGGTGGAAGGGATACGCCACGTCGCATCCTATGATCACCAGTTTGCACGGGAGATGGGATATCGCATCAAGCTGCTGGGCATGGCGCGCCGTCTTGACAAATCGGGTGCCATCGAAGCCTGGATGCGGCCCTGCATGGTGCCGCGTCACGCGCCCATTGCCAATGTCAATGGTGTCTTTAATGCGGTCAGGACGCAAGGGCGCTTCAGCGGGCCGATGCTGATTGAGGGCCGTGGCGCGGGTGCCGGCCCGACCGCCAGCGCTGTCATGGCCGATGTGATGGATCTTGCACGTGGGGCGGCCCTGCCTGTCTGGGGGACCGCACCACAGCCAGCGCGCGCCTGCGCCCCGATTTCCGCCTTGAGCGGCGCTTATTACCTCCGTCTGCTCGTGCGGGACAAGCCGGGCGTGATGGCCGGTATCGCCTCTGCCCTGCGAGATGAACATGTCTCCATGCGGGCCATGTCGCAACATAGTTTCGTGACGCATGACCGTGATGCGCCCCTGAGCGCCAGCGCCCCGGAGCCGGTGGCGCCTCTGGCCATCATCACGCACCAGACACAAGAAAGCGCGATGAAAAACGTCGTCGCGCGCCTGTCCGACATGCATGAGGTCTTGAACGACCCTGTGCTGATGAAAATTGAAAGCTGA